One window of the Lytechinus pictus isolate F3 Inbred chromosome 5, Lp3.0, whole genome shotgun sequence genome contains the following:
- the LOC135154057 gene encoding putative defense protein 3 isoform X1, with protein sequence MVSSSVKTSLLLVAVGLSTLFAFTAAFQTGAPDSACVDATPGHKEQDGTTDIDPEDNANSPYNFTFEGSEYNPGGDLEVSIATASGTDSFQGFLLQARKVDDDTVVGTFTAPDSEIGQLLACTYAGSTVTHTNNTEKTEETFTWHAPSDLTGNITFFGTVALNHDTFYVGLRSDELTEGAAVTEEPTTTGATEMTTADVTNNATTEMTTADVTNTATTEMTTADAVKLSTGFGILLLAAVVSVLQLFA encoded by the exons ATGGTTTCGTCCAGTGTGAAAACATCTCTGTTGCTAGTTGCCGTTGGCTTGTCAACGCTCTTTGCCTTCACCGCGGCATTTCAAACTGGTGCGCCGGATTCAGCTTGTGTTGATGCCACACCAGGGCATAAGGAACAGGATGGAACCACGGATATTGATCCCGAAGACAACGCCAATAGCCCCTACAACTTCACCTTTGAAGGCTCGGAGTACAATCCAGGCGGTGATCTTGAAG TTTCGATCGCGACCGCTTCCGGTACGGACAGTTTCCAAGGCTTCTTGTTGCAGGCTCGTAAGGTTGATGATGACACCGTGGTGGGGACTTTCACGGCACCCGACAGTGAAATTGGACAACTTCTCGCGTGCACCTATGCAGGAAGTACAGTCACTCACACCAATAATACAGAGAAGACAGAAGAAACCTTTACATGGCATGCACCTTCAGACTTAACAGGGAATATTACATTCTT tggTACTGTAGCCCTTAACCACGATACCTTTTACGTGGGGCTCAGATCAGACGAATTGACTGAAGGTGCCG CTGTGACTGAAGAACCAACTACAACCGGGG CTACTGAAATGACCACTGCAGATG ttaccaataatgcaacTACTGAAATGACCACTGCAGATG TTACCAATACTGCAACTACTGAAATGACCACTGCAGATG